A genome region from Clupea harengus chromosome 7, Ch_v2.0.2, whole genome shotgun sequence includes the following:
- the sept5a gene encoding septin 5a isoform X2 — protein MSTNIRFKNRFIKPEDSEDRQYVGFATLPNQVHRKSVKKGFDFTLMVAGESGLGKSTLVNSLFLTDLYKDRKLLNAEERISQTVEITKHTVDIEEKGVKLKLTIVDTPGFGDAVNNNECWKPITDYIDQQFEQYFRDESGLNRKNILDNRVHCCLYFIPPFGHGLRPIDVEFMKALHEKVNIIPLIAKADCLTPNEIKKLKDRVRDEIEKFGIKVYQFPECDSDEDEEFKQLDKELKECTPLAVIGSNTVVEARGQRVRGRVYPWGIVEVENQSHCDFVKLRSMLIRSHMHDLKDVTCDVHYENYRAQCIQDMTSKLTQDNRVDSPLPILPLPTPDAETERLIKMKDEELKRMQEMLEKMQQQIHEKEQ, from the exons ATGAGTACCAATATCCGATTCAAGAACCGCTTTATCAAACCGG AAGACAGTGAG gatAGGCAGTATGTGGGTTTTGCCACGCTCCCCAACCAAGTTCACAGGAAGTCTGTGAAGAAGGGCTTTGACTTCACGCTCATGGTGGCCG gtGAGTCTGGCCTTGGGAAGTCCACTTTGGTGAACAGCCTGTTTCTCACAGACCTCTACAAGGACAGGAAATTACTGAACGCAGAGG aacgcATCAGCCAGACAGTAGAgatcaccaaacacacagtggACATCGAGGAGAAGGGCGTGAAGCTCAAGCTCACCATCGTGGACACACCCGGCTTTGGAGATGCTGTCAACAACAACGAGTG CTGGAAGCCCATCACAGACTACATTGATCAGCAGTTTGAGCAGTACTTCAGAGATGAGAGCGGGCTCAACAGAAAGAACATTCTAGACAACCGTGTTCATTGCTGTCTATACTTCATACCACCATTTGGAcatgg GCTGAGGCCAATAGATGTGGAGTTCATGAAGGCACTTCATGAGAAGGTGAACATCATTCCTCTCATCGCCAAGGCTGATTGCCTCACTCCTAATGAGATCAAGAAACTCAAGGACAGG GTACGAGACGAGATCGAGAAGTTTGGGATCAAAGTCTACCAGTTCCCGGAGTGTGACTCGGATGAGGATGAAGAGTTCAAACAGCTGGACAAAGAGCTGAAG gagtgTACACCGTTGGCGGTGATCGGCAGTAACACAGTGGTGGAGGCACGGGGACAGCGGGTGCGGGGCCGTGTCTACCCCTGGGGCATTGTAGAag tggagAATCAGTCCCACTGTGACTTTGTGAAGCTGCGGAGCATGCTGATTCGCTCTCACATGCACGACCTAAAGGATGTGACCTGTGACGTCCACTACGAGAACTACAGAGCACAGTGCATACAGGACatgacaag TAAACTAACTCAGGATAATCGTGTGGACAGTCCTCTCCCCATCCTGCCTCTCCCAACCCcagatgcagagacagagagactcatCAAGATGAAAGATGAGGAG CTGAAGCGGATGCAGGAGATGCTGGAGAAGATGCAGCAACAGATACATGAGAAAGAACAGTGA
- the sept5a gene encoding septin 5a isoform X1 — MDAILQEKLAEKLLCPRARSSRQKDRQYVGFATLPNQVHRKSVKKGFDFTLMVAGESGLGKSTLVNSLFLTDLYKDRKLLNAEERISQTVEITKHTVDIEEKGVKLKLTIVDTPGFGDAVNNNECWKPITDYIDQQFEQYFRDESGLNRKNILDNRVHCCLYFIPPFGHGLRPIDVEFMKALHEKVNIIPLIAKADCLTPNEIKKLKDRVRDEIEKFGIKVYQFPECDSDEDEEFKQLDKELKECTPLAVIGSNTVVEARGQRVRGRVYPWGIVEVENQSHCDFVKLRSMLIRSHMHDLKDVTCDVHYENYRAQCIQDMTSKLTQDNRVDSPLPILPLPTPDAETERLIKMKDEELKRMQEMLEKMQQQIHEKEQ, encoded by the exons ATGGATGCAATCTTACAGGAGAAGCTAGCGGAGAAACTCCTCTGCCCACGAGCACGGAGCTCAAGACAGAAG gatAGGCAGTATGTGGGTTTTGCCACGCTCCCCAACCAAGTTCACAGGAAGTCTGTGAAGAAGGGCTTTGACTTCACGCTCATGGTGGCCG gtGAGTCTGGCCTTGGGAAGTCCACTTTGGTGAACAGCCTGTTTCTCACAGACCTCTACAAGGACAGGAAATTACTGAACGCAGAGG aacgcATCAGCCAGACAGTAGAgatcaccaaacacacagtggACATCGAGGAGAAGGGCGTGAAGCTCAAGCTCACCATCGTGGACACACCCGGCTTTGGAGATGCTGTCAACAACAACGAGTG CTGGAAGCCCATCACAGACTACATTGATCAGCAGTTTGAGCAGTACTTCAGAGATGAGAGCGGGCTCAACAGAAAGAACATTCTAGACAACCGTGTTCATTGCTGTCTATACTTCATACCACCATTTGGAcatgg GCTGAGGCCAATAGATGTGGAGTTCATGAAGGCACTTCATGAGAAGGTGAACATCATTCCTCTCATCGCCAAGGCTGATTGCCTCACTCCTAATGAGATCAAGAAACTCAAGGACAGG GTACGAGACGAGATCGAGAAGTTTGGGATCAAAGTCTACCAGTTCCCGGAGTGTGACTCGGATGAGGATGAAGAGTTCAAACAGCTGGACAAAGAGCTGAAG gagtgTACACCGTTGGCGGTGATCGGCAGTAACACAGTGGTGGAGGCACGGGGACAGCGGGTGCGGGGCCGTGTCTACCCCTGGGGCATTGTAGAag tggagAATCAGTCCCACTGTGACTTTGTGAAGCTGCGGAGCATGCTGATTCGCTCTCACATGCACGACCTAAAGGATGTGACCTGTGACGTCCACTACGAGAACTACAGAGCACAGTGCATACAGGACatgacaag TAAACTAACTCAGGATAATCGTGTGGACAGTCCTCTCCCCATCCTGCCTCTCCCAACCCcagatgcagagacagagagactcatCAAGATGAAAGATGAGGAG CTGAAGCGGATGCAGGAGATGCTGGAGAAGATGCAGCAACAGATACATGAGAAAGAACAGTGA
- the LOC116221060 gene encoding GTPase IMAP family member 9-like, with the protein MAGVSDRAPLLRGTSAPGPQTSCKKNRRYVKKSHYLVVEGHENETLSQERDQCMGSSEDELRIVTVGRTGSGKSSTGNTILGRTNAFKEDPSPNSVTKQCIKKHAEVSGRRVSVIDCPGNFDTFMDDNQFKTEIEKCIDLSVPGPHVFLQVIRLGVRFTEEEENAVEWIKRNFGEQASLYTIVLFTHVDDLGNRRVEDCIAQCPKLRNVIETCGGRYLAFNNKVRENSQVKKLLKLIDKMLKLNPKPFYTNDMYKKAQKRIEEEERMRQEEIKRKEEEVKWKQDEEIRRKREKKEKQVSIGTMIGGGLMVAGGVTAGVVAEIVLAPVIIGVVGAAGLISAIGYFVKLKTREQ; encoded by the exons ATGGCTGGTGTCAGCGATAGAG CTCCACTCCTTCGGGGGACATCTGCTCCTG GACCTCAGACttcatgcaaaaaaaacagaagataCGTGAAAAAATCACATTATCTTGTCGTGGAAGGCCATGAAA ATGAAACCCTTTCCCAAGAGAGAGATCAGTGCATGGGGTCTTCAG AAGACGAACTGAGAATTGTGACAGTTGGTAGAACTGGATCAGGGAAAAGTTCAACAGGGAACACCATCCTTGGACGCACAAATGCTTTTAAAGAGGATCCTTCACCTAATTCTGTGACCAAGCAATGTAtcaaaaaacatgcagaagtgTCAGGAAGGCGTGTCTCTGTGATAGACTGTCCTGGAAACTTTGATACATTTATGGATGACAATCAGTTCAAAACTGAGATAGAGAAATGCATTGATCTGTCTGTGCCAGGACCTCACGTGTTCCTTCAAGTGATCAGACTAGGGGTGAGAttcacagaggaggaagaaaatgcTGTGGAATGGATTAAACGTAATTTTGGCGAACAAGCCTCTCTATATACAATAGTACTGTTTACTCATGTGGATGACTTGGGAAACAGAAGAGTAGAGGACTGTATTGCACAATGCCCTAAACTCAGAAATGTCATTGAAACTTGTGGAGGGAGATATCTTGCATTCAATAATAAAGTCAGAGAAAACTCCCAGGTCAAGAAGTTATTGAAATTGATTGACAAGATGTTAAAACTGAATCCTAAACCGTTCTACACAAATGACATGTACAAAAAAGCTCAGAAAAGGattgaagaggaggagaggatgagacaggaagagattaagaggaaagaggaagaagtaAAGTGGAAACAGGACGAGGAGatcaggaggaagagagaaaaaaaggaaaaacaggtTTCCATAGGTACCATGATAGGTGGTGGACTGATGGTTGCAGGAGGGGTAACAGCAGGAGTAGTAGCTGAAATTGTCCTGGCACCTGTAATTATAGGGGTGGTTGGTGCTGCAGGATTGATATCAGCAATTGGATACTTTGTGAAACTTAAAACAAGAGAGCAGTAG